A section of the Bacillus pumilus genome encodes:
- the rpiB gene encoding ribose 5-phosphate isomerase B has product MKVAIASDHGGTNIREEIKQLMDELKIEYIDMGCECGSGSVDYPDYAFPVANMVVNGEVDRGILICGTGIGMSISANKVKGIRCALAHDTFSAKATREHNDTNVLAMGERVIGPGLAREIAHIWLTTEFTAGRHAVRIGKIAEYEEKHL; this is encoded by the coding sequence ATGAAAGTAGCTATTGCATCCGATCACGGCGGAACGAATATTCGTGAAGAAATCAAACAACTGATGGATGAATTGAAGATTGAATACATTGATATGGGTTGTGAATGTGGATCAGGTTCTGTAGACTACCCAGATTATGCTTTTCCTGTAGCCAACATGGTGGTAAACGGAGAAGTGGACCGCGGCATTTTAATTTGCGGGACAGGCATCGGTATGAGTATCTCAGCAAACAAAGTAAAAGGAATTCGCTGTGCGCTGGCGCATGATACATTTAGTGCGAAAGCGACTAGAGAACATAATGACACAAACGTCCTTGCAATGGGAGAACGAGTCATTGGACCTGGATTAGCACGTGAAATTGCGCATATTTGGCTGACAACAGAGTTTACTGCAGGACGTCATGCTGTACGGATTGGTAAGATCGCTGAGTACGAAGAAAAGCACCTATAA
- a CDS encoding ATP synthase subunit I, which yields MNDPNAIFRRQSKYMFYLLAIFVFGYAMPGFKPLFLGLIIGTIFAFFNLFLLIRRMHAFDRAVKKGKSIRSMGSTARWANAILAVAIAWRYPNEVHLAGVVIGLMTIYPVIMIDSFIQLKRSTMEER from the coding sequence ATGAACGATCCAAACGCGATTTTCCGCAGACAGAGTAAATACATGTTCTATCTATTGGCAATTTTTGTGTTTGGCTATGCCATGCCTGGTTTTAAACCACTGTTTCTTGGTTTGATTATCGGCACAATTTTTGCTTTCTTTAATTTATTCCTTCTTATACGGAGAATGCACGCTTTTGATCGAGCGGTTAAAAAAGGAAAATCCATTCGTTCAATGGGAAGTACAGCCAGGTGGGCCAACGCAATTCTCGCAGTAGCGATTGCTTGGCGTTACCCTAATGAAGTTCATCTGGCAGGTGTTGTTATAGGATTAATGACAATATATCCTGTCATTATGATAGATTCCTTCATTCAACTTAAACGTTCTACTATGGAAGAGAGGTGA
- a CDS encoding manganese efflux pump MntP family protein, with protein MYELAGELLTLSIMAFALGMDAFSVGLGMGMIQLRFRQIIYIGLVIGIFHMFMPLFGMLTGQLLSGWLGLLATYIGGALLLVLGLQMIIASIRKEDKPFIAPVGAGLVLFATSVSLDSFSVGLSLGIYGSHVWMTILLFGFFSMILTWLGLLLGKQVRSWVGSYSGALGGIILLAFGIKLLFPL; from the coding sequence ATGTACGAACTAGCCGGCGAATTGCTGACGCTCAGCATCATGGCTTTTGCACTAGGGATGGATGCTTTTTCGGTTGGACTTGGCATGGGAATGATTCAGCTGAGGTTCCGCCAGATCATTTATATTGGACTTGTCATTGGGATATTTCATATGTTTATGCCGCTTTTTGGTATGCTAACAGGTCAACTCCTATCAGGCTGGCTCGGTCTCCTTGCCACCTATATCGGCGGGGCGCTGCTTTTGGTGCTCGGTCTGCAAATGATCATTGCGTCTATTCGAAAAGAAGATAAGCCATTTATCGCACCAGTTGGCGCTGGTCTTGTTCTTTTTGCAACAAGTGTCAGTTTAGATAGTTTTTCCGTTGGTTTAAGCCTTGGAATTTACGGTTCTCATGTATGGATGACCATTTTATTGTTTGGTTTTTTTAGTATGATCCTCACTTGGCTTGGATTATTACTCGGTAAACAGGTTCGATCATGGGTGGGATCCTATAGCGGGGCGCTTGGCGGAATCATTTTACTAGCCTTTGGTATCAAATTATTATTTCCGCTCTAG
- a CDS encoding F0F1 ATP synthase subunit gamma, producing the protein MASLRDIKSRITSTKKSSQITKAMQMVSAAKLNRAENNAKSFVPYMEKIQEVVAAIATGTSAKHPMLLSRPVKKTGYLVITSDRGLAGPFNSSILRAAYQTIQSRHQSADEYAVIVIGKIGRDFFKKRGIPVISEVTGLGDEVAFADIKELASSTVQMFSDEAFDELYMFYNHFVSAISQEVTEKKLLPLTDISAAATPNKRSASYEFEPSEEEILEVLLPQYAESLIFGALLDSKASEHAARMTAMKSATDNAKELIDSLTLSYNRARQAAITQEITEIVGGAAALE; encoded by the coding sequence TTGGCCTCATTACGCGATATAAAGTCAAGGATCACGTCAACGAAAAAATCGAGTCAGATCACAAAAGCGATGCAAATGGTATCAGCTGCGAAACTGAATCGTGCTGAAAACAATGCGAAGTCTTTTGTTCCTTACATGGAGAAAATCCAGGAAGTGGTTGCTGCAATCGCAACTGGAACAAGTGCTAAGCACCCAATGCTTCTTTCAAGACCTGTCAAGAAAACAGGATATCTCGTCATTACATCTGATCGAGGACTTGCAGGACCTTTTAACAGCTCGATTTTGCGTGCCGCTTACCAAACCATTCAATCTCGTCATCAGTCAGCTGATGAATATGCGGTGATTGTGATTGGTAAAATCGGACGCGACTTCTTCAAAAAGCGCGGTATTCCAGTTATTTCTGAAGTAACAGGGCTTGGAGACGAAGTAGCGTTTGCTGATATTAAAGAATTAGCAAGCAGTACAGTTCAAATGTTCTCTGATGAAGCGTTTGACGAACTTTACATGTTCTATAACCACTTTGTCAGTGCCATTTCACAAGAAGTAACAGAGAAGAAATTATTGCCGCTAACGGACATTTCAGCCGCAGCGACACCTAATAAACGATCCGCATCTTATGAGTTTGAGCCTTCTGAAGAAGAAATTCTTGAAGTTCTCCTTCCTCAATATGCTGAGAGTTTGATTTTCGGTGCGCTTCTTGACAGTAAAGCAAGTGAACATGCTGCAAGAATGACAGCAATGAAGAGTGCAACAGACAATGCAAAAGAATTGATCGACAGCCTGACACTCTCTTACAACCGTGCTCGTCAAGCAGCGATTACACAAGAGATTACAGAAATTGTCGGCGGAGCAGCTGCCTTAGAATAG
- the atpB gene encoding F0F1 ATP synthase subunit A, with the protein MGHSSKTTEFLGLTFNLSNVLMITIASIIVLLIAVLTTRVLSIRPTKAQNFMEWIVDFVRNIIGSSMDMKTGAPFLALGVTLLMYIFVSNMLGLPFSISVDHNLWWKSPTADPAITMTLAIMVMGLTHYYGVKAKGVKEYTKDYFRPIPLLVPLKLIEEFANTLTLGLRLYGNIFAGEILLGLLAGLATNFYTQNIALGIVGTLGAIVPMIVWQAFSLFVGTIQAFIFTMLTMVYISHKVSDEH; encoded by the coding sequence TTGGGTCACAGTTCAAAAACGACAGAATTTTTAGGGTTAACGTTCAACTTATCCAATGTTCTCATGATTACGATTGCTAGTATCATCGTTCTTCTCATAGCGGTGCTGACTACTCGTGTTCTGTCTATTCGTCCGACAAAGGCGCAGAACTTCATGGAATGGATTGTTGATTTTGTTCGAAATATCATAGGTAGTTCGATGGACATGAAAACAGGAGCCCCATTTCTAGCGCTAGGCGTTACATTACTCATGTACATATTTGTTTCAAACATGCTTGGACTGCCATTTTCGATTTCGGTCGATCACAACTTGTGGTGGAAATCACCAACAGCAGACCCTGCAATCACAATGACACTAGCGATTATGGTCATGGGATTGACACATTACTATGGTGTCAAGGCAAAAGGAGTCAAGGAATATACGAAAGACTACTTTAGACCAATTCCGCTTTTAGTACCATTGAAACTAATTGAAGAATTTGCAAACACGTTAACACTCGGTTTGCGTCTTTATGGAAACATTTTTGCTGGAGAGATTCTTCTTGGTTTGCTTGCAGGACTTGCGACCAATTTCTACACGCAAAATATTGCGCTTGGTATCGTTGGTACATTAGGTGCCATCGTGCCGATGATTGTATGGCAGGCATTCAGTTTGTTTGTCGGAACAATCCAAGCATTTATCTTCACCATGCTGACAATGGTGTACATTTCTCATAAAGTCAGCGACGAACACTAA
- a CDS encoding low molecular weight protein arginine phosphatase encodes MKILFVCTGNTCRSPMAQALFASIAQDKGLEVTVKSAGIFASDAGKASPQAVEALFEKSIPLNHSSAKLTEDLLREADYVFTMTMQHKQLIVEQYAHAKDKTFTLKEFATGAEGDVSDPFGGSLSVYQETRDELEGLLHQLAEKLKKDRTSS; translated from the coding sequence ATGAAAATCTTATTTGTTTGTACGGGAAATACATGCAGAAGTCCGATGGCTCAAGCCCTTTTTGCTTCAATTGCACAAGATAAAGGTTTAGAGGTCACTGTGAAATCAGCGGGCATTTTTGCCTCAGATGCTGGGAAGGCTTCGCCTCAAGCAGTCGAAGCATTATTTGAGAAAAGCATTCCGCTGAATCACTCTTCAGCAAAACTGACAGAGGATCTTCTGCGAGAAGCTGATTACGTTTTCACCATGACCATGCAACATAAACAGTTGATTGTGGAACAATATGCACATGCAAAAGACAAGACCTTCACTCTAAAGGAATTCGCGACAGGAGCAGAAGGTGATGTATCCGATCCATTCGGAGGTAGCCTGTCTGTTTATCAGGAAACACGTGATGAGCTTGAAGGATTGCTCCATCAGCTGGCTGAGAAATTGAAAAAGGATCGGACATCCTCATAA
- the atpE gene encoding F0F1 ATP synthase subunit C encodes MNLIAAAIAIGLGALGAGIGNGLIVSKTVEGIARQPEAGRELRTLMFIGVALVEALPIIAVVIAFLAFFG; translated from the coding sequence ATGAATTTAATAGCAGCAGCAATTGCAATCGGTTTGGGAGCACTAGGAGCAGGTATTGGTAACGGTCTAATCGTATCTAAAACAGTTGAAGGAATCGCTCGTCAGCCAGAAGCTGGTAGAGAACTAAGAACACTTATGTTCATCGGGGTAGCTTTAGTTGAGGCACTTCCAATTATCGCTGTCGTTATCGCATTCTTGGCATTCTTTGGTTAA
- the atpF gene encoding F0F1 ATP synthase subunit B, with the protein MSQLPVVLGAGGLSFNAGDMIFQLIAMLILLALLKKFALKPLLGIMKQREDYIGNEISSAEQKHVQAEKLLEEQRVLLKEAREESHTLIENAKKIGEKQKEEIIQAARQESERLKESARTEIVKEKEQAVAALREQVASLSVLIASKVIERELDEQAQEKLIQEYLKEAGESR; encoded by the coding sequence ATGTCTCAGTTACCAGTGGTTTTAGGAGCAGGTGGCTTAAGTTTCAACGCTGGAGATATGATATTCCAGCTAATCGCTATGCTCATCTTGCTTGCACTTTTAAAGAAATTTGCGCTTAAGCCTTTATTAGGGATTATGAAACAGCGTGAAGATTATATAGGAAATGAAATTTCAAGTGCTGAACAAAAGCACGTTCAAGCTGAAAAACTTCTTGAAGAACAACGTGTCTTATTGAAAGAAGCACGCGAAGAATCACATACACTCATCGAAAATGCGAAAAAGATTGGTGAGAAACAAAAAGAAGAGATCATTCAAGCAGCACGTCAAGAGTCAGAGCGCTTGAAAGAGTCTGCTAGAACTGAAATCGTGAAAGAAAAAGAACAAGCTGTGGCTGCACTGCGCGAGCAGGTTGCATCACTATCTGTACTTATTGCATCTAAAGTGATTGAAAGAGAACTTGATGAGCAAGCACAAGAGAAATTGATTCAAGAGTATCTTAAAGAGGCAGGCGAAAGCCGATGA
- a CDS encoding TIGR01440 family protein: protein MNIGQDWLGMLKEFHQMVELRAGHILVIGCSTSEVAGEHIGTAGSEQIAVSIYQELDQLRRETGIELAFQCCEHLNRALVVEEEVAFRLNLEIVEAVPVRKAGGSMAAHAYQHMEHPVLVESIEAHAGIDIGDTFIGMHLKRVAVPVRLSRHQLGHAHVTFAKTRPKLIGGERAVYTRS from the coding sequence ATGAACATTGGTCAAGATTGGCTTGGAATGTTAAAAGAGTTTCATCAAATGGTCGAACTGCGTGCTGGGCACATCTTAGTGATCGGATGCAGTACATCAGAAGTGGCTGGGGAGCATATTGGGACAGCAGGAAGTGAGCAAATCGCTGTGTCTATCTATCAAGAATTAGATCAGTTAAGACGAGAAACTGGCATTGAGCTGGCTTTCCAGTGCTGTGAGCATCTGAATCGTGCTCTTGTTGTGGAAGAAGAAGTGGCTTTCCGGCTTAACCTAGAGATTGTGGAGGCAGTACCTGTCCGAAAGGCGGGTGGTTCGATGGCGGCTCATGCGTATCAGCACATGGAACATCCTGTGTTAGTTGAATCCATCGAGGCGCATGCTGGAATTGATATTGGTGATACATTCATTGGGATGCATCTAAAGAGAGTCGCTGTACCTGTTCGCCTCAGTCGCCATCAATTAGGGCATGCACATGTGACATTTGCGAAAACGCGTCCGAAGCTGATTGGCGGAGAACGAGCGGTTTATACAAGATCATAG
- the atpD gene encoding F0F1 ATP synthase subunit beta — protein MKTGRISQIMGPVVDVRFEDGHLPEIYNAIRVSHKAESESEVDIDLTLEVALHLGDDTVRTIAMASTDGVKRGMEAVDLGKPISVPVGNVTLGRVFNVLGDNIDLDEPLGVEAQRDPIHRQAPSFDQLSTEVEILETGIKVVDLLAPYIKGGKIGLFGGAGVGKTVLIQELINNIAQEHGGISVFAGVGERTREGNDLYYEMKDSGVIEKTAMVFGQMNEPPGARMRVALTGLTMAEHFRDELGQDVLFFIDNIYRFTQAGSEVSALLGRMPSAVGYQPTLATEMGQLQERITSTNVGSVTSIQAIYVPADDYTDPAPATTFAHLDATTNLERKLTEMGIYPAVDPLASTSRALAPEIVGEEHYAIAREVQQTLQRYKELQDIIAILGMDELSEDDKLVVHRARRVQFFLSQNFHVAEQFTGQKGSYVPLKETVKGFKEILSGKYDHLPEDAFRLVGRIEEVVEKAKEMGVEA, from the coding sequence ATGAAAACAGGACGCATCAGTCAGATCATGGGACCAGTCGTAGACGTTCGTTTTGAAGATGGTCACTTGCCTGAGATTTATAATGCGATCAGAGTTTCGCATAAAGCGGAGAGTGAAAGCGAAGTTGATATCGACTTAACTTTAGAAGTAGCACTACATTTAGGTGACGATACAGTGAGAACCATCGCAATGGCTTCAACAGATGGTGTGAAGCGTGGTATGGAAGCTGTAGACCTTGGAAAACCAATTTCAGTACCAGTTGGTAACGTAACACTTGGACGTGTATTCAACGTACTGGGAGATAACATTGATTTAGATGAGCCACTTGGTGTGGAAGCTCAAAGAGATCCAATCCACAGACAAGCGCCTTCATTTGATCAACTTTCTACAGAAGTTGAAATTCTTGAAACGGGTATTAAAGTTGTTGACCTTCTTGCTCCTTACATCAAGGGCGGAAAAATCGGTCTATTCGGTGGAGCTGGTGTAGGTAAAACCGTTCTGATTCAAGAATTAATCAACAACATCGCACAAGAACACGGCGGTATTTCTGTATTCGCTGGTGTGGGAGAGCGTACACGTGAAGGAAACGACCTTTACTACGAAATGAAAGATTCTGGCGTTATCGAAAAAACAGCCATGGTCTTCGGACAAATGAACGAGCCACCAGGTGCACGTATGCGTGTTGCCCTAACTGGTTTGACAATGGCAGAGCATTTCCGTGATGAACTAGGTCAAGACGTATTGTTCTTCATCGATAACATCTATCGCTTTACACAAGCAGGTTCTGAAGTATCAGCCCTTCTAGGACGTATGCCTTCAGCGGTAGGTTATCAGCCGACACTTGCAACAGAAATGGGTCAGCTGCAAGAGCGTATCACGTCTACAAACGTAGGATCGGTTACATCGATTCAAGCGATCTATGTACCTGCGGATGACTACACGGATCCAGCTCCAGCAACAACGTTCGCTCACCTTGATGCAACGACAAACCTTGAGCGTAAGCTGACTGAAATGGGTATCTACCCAGCGGTTGATCCTCTTGCTTCAACATCTCGTGCACTTGCACCTGAGATCGTTGGCGAAGAGCACTATGCCATTGCGCGTGAAGTGCAGCAAACATTGCAGCGTTATAAAGAATTACAAGATATCATTGCCATTTTAGGTATGGATGAATTATCAGAGGACGATAAGCTTGTGGTACACAGAGCGCGTCGTGTTCAATTCTTCCTATCTCAAAACTTCCACGTAGCAGAGCAGTTCACTGGCCAAAAAGGTTCTTACGTGCCATTGAAAGAAACTGTTAAAGGCTTCAAGGAAATCTTATCTGGTAAATACGATCACCTTCCAGAAGATGCATTCCGCTTAGTTGGACGCATTGAAGAAGTGGTTGAAAAAGCCAAAGAGATGGGTGTAGAGGCCTAA
- a CDS encoding F0F1 ATP synthase subunit delta yields the protein MSVTIVSKRYASALFDIVLASSAVDETEKELNEIKKVLKADQELNDFLVHPKITADKKKHLIAEAFKGVSTHVLHTMYLLIDRGRTNIFSEMTSEFVKLANRTKQIDDAIVYSVKPLSGAEIQSLSEVFAKKAGVTSLRVENVIDKDLIGGVKIRIGNRIYDGSVSGKLSRIERQLAGENR from the coding sequence ATGAGCGTGACTATTGTCTCTAAGCGTTACGCTTCTGCTCTTTTTGACATCGTTCTTGCTTCTTCGGCAGTAGACGAAACTGAAAAAGAGCTGAATGAGATCAAAAAAGTTCTAAAGGCTGACCAAGAATTGAATGACTTTCTTGTTCATCCAAAGATTACGGCAGACAAAAAGAAACATTTGATCGCAGAAGCTTTCAAAGGTGTTTCGACACATGTATTGCACACAATGTATTTATTGATTGACCGCGGACGCACGAATATTTTCTCTGAAATGACGTCTGAGTTTGTGAAACTGGCAAACCGCACGAAACAAATAGACGATGCGATCGTGTACTCAGTGAAACCGCTGAGCGGTGCTGAAATTCAATCTTTATCTGAAGTATTTGCCAAAAAAGCCGGAGTCACATCACTGCGTGTTGAAAATGTGATTGACAAGGATCTAATAGGCGGAGTGAAAATCCGTATCGGAAACCGCATTTATGACGGCAGTGTCAGCGGAAAGCTTTCCCGCATTGAACGTCAGCTTGCAGGCGAAAATCGTTAG
- the upp gene encoding uracil phosphoribosyltransferase codes for MAKVYVFDHPLIQHKLTYIRDVHTGTKEFRELVDEVATLMAFEITRDLPLEEVDVETPVQVAKSNVISGKKLGVVPILRAGLGMVDGILKLIPAAKVGHVGLYRDPKTLKPVEYYVKLPSDVEEREFIVVDPMLATGGSAVEALNSLKKRGAKNIRFMCLIAAPEGVEEMQKHHPDVDIYIAALDEKLNEKGYIIPGLGDAGDRMYGTK; via the coding sequence ATGGCAAAGGTTTATGTATTTGATCACCCGCTTATTCAACACAAACTTACATATATTCGTGACGTTCATACAGGAACAAAAGAATTTAGAGAGCTAGTGGATGAAGTCGCAACATTAATGGCATTTGAAATCACAAGAGATCTACCGCTTGAAGAGGTAGATGTAGAAACACCTGTACAAGTAGCAAAATCAAACGTGATCTCAGGGAAGAAACTCGGTGTTGTGCCAATTTTAAGAGCAGGTCTTGGAATGGTGGACGGGATTTTGAAACTCATTCCAGCTGCTAAAGTGGGACATGTCGGTTTATACCGTGATCCGAAAACATTAAAACCTGTTGAATATTATGTGAAGCTTCCATCTGATGTGGAAGAGCGTGAATTTATCGTAGTAGATCCAATGCTTGCAACTGGTGGTTCAGCAGTCGAAGCATTAAACAGCTTGAAAAAACGCGGGGCGAAAAACATTCGCTTCATGTGTCTGATTGCTGCTCCTGAAGGTGTAGAAGAAATGCAAAAGCACCATCCTGATGTTGATATCTACATTGCAGCATTAGATGAGAAATTAAACGAAAAAGGTTACATTATCCCAGGTCTTGGTGATGCCGGTGACCGTATGTATGGAACGAAATAA
- the atpA gene encoding F0F1 ATP synthase subunit alpha produces the protein MSIKAEEISALIKQQIQNYQSEIEVKDVGTVIQVGDGIARVHGLDNIMAGELVEFSNGVMGMAQNLEESNVGIVILGPYKDIREGDDVKRTGRIMEVPVGEELIGRIVNPLGQPVDGLGPILTSKTRPIESEAPGVMDRKSVHEPLQTGIKAIDALIPIGRGQRELIIGDRQTGKTSVAIDTILNQKDQDMICIYVAIGQKESTVRGVVETLRKHGALDYTIVVTASASQPAPLLYLAPYAGVTMGEEFMYNGKHVLVVYDDLSKQAAAYRELSLLLRRPPGREAFPGDVFYLHSRLLERAAKLSDAKGGGSITALPFVETQAGDISAYIPTNVISITDGQIFLQSDLFFSGVRPAVNAGLSVSRVGGSAQIKAMKKVAGTLRLDLASYRELEAFAQFGSDLDQATQAKLNRGARTVEVLKQDLNKPLKVEKQVAILYALTRGYLDDVAVADVKRFEAELFMYIEENHKGLFDTISQTGNMPADEEWNTAIEGFKRTFAPSN, from the coding sequence GTGAGTATCAAAGCTGAAGAGATTAGCGCGCTGATAAAGCAGCAAATCCAAAACTATCAATCTGAAATTGAAGTAAAAGATGTCGGTACAGTCATCCAAGTAGGGGACGGTATCGCGCGTGTACATGGCCTTGACAACATTATGGCAGGAGAGCTGGTTGAGTTCTCTAACGGTGTAATGGGTATGGCTCAAAACCTTGAGGAGTCTAACGTAGGTATCGTTATTTTAGGACCTTACAAAGATATCCGCGAAGGTGACGACGTAAAACGTACAGGTCGTATCATGGAGGTTCCAGTTGGTGAAGAGTTAATCGGACGTATTGTGAACCCACTTGGTCAGCCTGTTGATGGACTGGGTCCAATTTTAACAAGCAAAACTCGTCCAATCGAAAGTGAAGCACCAGGCGTTATGGATCGTAAATCTGTACATGAGCCGCTTCAAACAGGGATTAAAGCAATTGATGCCTTGATTCCAATCGGACGCGGACAGCGTGAATTGATCATTGGTGACCGTCAAACAGGTAAAACATCTGTTGCAATTGATACGATCCTAAACCAAAAAGATCAAGACATGATCTGTATTTATGTAGCGATTGGACAAAAAGAATCAACAGTTCGTGGTGTTGTTGAAACACTTCGTAAGCATGGTGCGCTTGATTACACAATTGTAGTCACGGCTTCTGCATCACAGCCAGCTCCACTTCTTTACCTTGCTCCTTATGCAGGTGTAACGATGGGTGAGGAATTCATGTATAACGGCAAGCACGTTCTTGTTGTATATGATGATCTTTCTAAACAAGCGGCAGCTTACCGTGAGCTTTCATTATTGCTTCGTCGTCCTCCAGGTCGTGAGGCATTCCCTGGTGATGTTTTCTATCTTCACTCTCGTTTATTAGAGCGTGCAGCGAAGCTTAGTGACGCAAAGGGTGGCGGTTCTATCACAGCATTGCCTTTCGTAGAAACGCAAGCTGGCGATATCTCTGCATATATCCCAACAAACGTTATTTCAATCACAGATGGACAGATCTTCTTACAATCTGACCTCTTCTTCTCAGGCGTACGTCCAGCAGTAAACGCAGGATTGTCTGTATCCCGTGTAGGTGGTTCTGCACAAATCAAAGCGATGAAAAAGGTAGCAGGTACACTTCGTCTGGATCTTGCTTCTTATCGTGAGCTTGAAGCCTTCGCTCAATTTGGATCTGATTTAGACCAAGCGACTCAAGCAAAATTAAACCGTGGTGCTAGAACAGTTGAAGTCTTAAAACAAGACTTGAACAAACCGCTTAAAGTTGAAAAACAAGTAGCGATTCTTTATGCACTCACAAGAGGATACTTAGACGATGTTGCGGTTGCTGATGTCAAACGTTTCGAAGCTGAGTTATTCATGTACATTGAAGAAAACCATAAAGGATTGTTTGACACGATCTCTCAAACAGGAAACATGCCTGCTGATGAAGAGTGGAATACAGCAATCGAAGGCTTTAAACGTACGTTTGCACCAAGCAACTAA
- the glyA gene encoding serine hydroxymethyltransferase: protein MKHLPEQDAQVFKAIQLERKRQQDKIELIASENFVSEAVMEAQGSVLTNKYAEGYPGKRYYGGCEHVDVVEDIARDRAKEIFGAEYVNVQPHSGAQANMAVYFTILEHGDTVLGMNLSHGGHLTHGSPVNFSGVQYNFVEYGVDKETQHIDYQDVLEKAREHKPKLIVAGASAYPRQIDFKKFREIADEVGAYFMVDMAHIAGLVAVGLHPNPVPYADFVTTTTHKTLRGPRGGMILCREEFGKKIDKSIFPGIQGGPLMHVISAKAVSFGEVLNGDFKTYAQNVIDNAKQLAETLLSEDIQLVSGGTDNHLVLIDLRSLGITGKIAENVLDEIGITVNKNAIPYDPEKPFVTSGVRVGTAAVTSRGFDQEAMKEVGSIIALALKHHEDEAKLEEAKKRVSDLTARFPLYNELDY from the coding sequence ATGAAACATTTACCTGAGCAAGACGCACAAGTATTCAAGGCAATTCAACTAGAGCGGAAACGCCAGCAGGACAAAATTGAATTAATTGCATCAGAAAACTTTGTAAGCGAAGCAGTCATGGAAGCCCAAGGTTCTGTATTAACAAACAAATATGCAGAGGGCTATCCTGGTAAACGCTACTATGGCGGCTGTGAACATGTAGACGTTGTAGAAGATATCGCACGTGACCGCGCAAAAGAAATTTTTGGCGCTGAGTATGTGAACGTACAGCCTCACTCAGGTGCTCAAGCGAACATGGCCGTATACTTTACCATTCTTGAGCATGGCGATACAGTGCTAGGTATGAACTTGTCACATGGCGGGCATTTAACACACGGAAGCCCTGTTAACTTTAGTGGTGTACAGTACAACTTTGTAGAATATGGTGTTGATAAAGAAACACAGCATATCGACTATCAAGATGTACTTGAAAAAGCACGTGAACATAAGCCGAAGCTCATTGTTGCGGGTGCAAGTGCATACCCACGTCAAATTGATTTCAAAAAGTTCCGTGAGATTGCGGATGAAGTCGGTGCTTACTTTATGGTCGACATGGCTCACATTGCAGGTCTTGTTGCAGTAGGTCTTCATCCAAATCCAGTTCCATATGCAGATTTTGTGACAACGACGACTCACAAAACATTACGTGGACCACGCGGCGGAATGATTCTATGCCGTGAAGAGTTTGGTAAAAAGATCGACAAATCGATCTTCCCTGGTATTCAAGGTGGACCACTGATGCATGTCATCTCTGCAAAAGCTGTTTCTTTCGGTGAAGTATTGAACGGAGATTTTAAAACATATGCACAAAACGTCATTGACAATGCAAAGCAGTTAGCTGAAACCCTTTTATCTGAAGATATTCAGCTTGTGTCTGGTGGAACGGATAACCACCTTGTTCTTATCGACTTGCGTTCTCTTGGCATCACAGGAAAAATTGCAGAAAATGTTCTTGATGAAATCGGTATTACAGTGAACAAAAATGCGATTCCTTATGATCCAGAAAAACCTTTTGTCACAAGTGGTGTACGTGTTGGTACAGCAGCAGTGACAAGCCGCGGTTTCGACCAAGAGGCAATGAAAGAAGTCGGTTCTATTATTGCGCTTGCTCTCAAACATCATGAAGATGAAGCGAAATTAGAAGAAGCGAAAAAGCGTGTATCTGATCTGACTGCCCGCTTTCCTCTATATAACGAATTAGATTATTAA